In Anopheles bellator chromosome 2, idAnoBellAS_SP24_06.2, whole genome shotgun sequence, the genomic stretch ATCTTGATGGTGTATCGTGATCAGATTTATCGGTGAATCCGACGAACGGGTGGACGCGAACCAACTGTGCTACGTTCCCGGTATCATCGCtaaccgctggctggcggtacGGCTCGAGATGGTTGGCAATTTGATCATTCTGTTTGCGGCACTGTTCGCGGTGCTCGGTCGCGAGTCGATGAACGCCGGTTTGGTCGGTCTGTCCGTTTCGTACGCCCTGCAAATCACGCAAACCCTCAACTGGCTGGTGCGGATGACATCCGACGTGGAGACGAACATTGTGGCCGTGGAGCGTATCAAGGAGTACGGTGAAACGAAGCAGGAGGCAGCCTGGGAGCTACCGAACAGCACGTTGCCGCGCGAGTGGCCCGAACAGGGACGGGTGGAGTTCCGCGATTTTCAGGTGCGCTACCGCGAGGGTCTCGATCTGGTGTTGCGTGGCATTTCGTTCACCGTCGAGGGTGGCGAGAAGGTTGGCATCGTGGGACGCACTGGAGCGGGCAAATCGAGCCTCACGCTGGCCTTGTTCCGCATCATTGAGTCGGCCGGCGGTTCGATCGTCATCGATGGGCAGGACATTGCCAAGCTCGGATTGCACGCGCTCCGTTCGCGCTTAACGATCATCCCACAGGATCCGGTCCTGTTCTCGGGCACGTTGCGCATCAACCTGGATCCGTTCGGTGTGCACTCGGATGAAGACATTTGGAAGGCTCTCGAACACGCCCATCTAAAGGCGTTCGTGAAAGGTAGATAAAGATCGAACCAAGGTCGCAGTTTTGTGTTAAACGCTTCACTTTGCCTTCCGCAGGACTAACCGCCGGTATCAGCCACGAGGTGACGGAAGGAGGTGAGAACCTCTCCGTTGGTCAGCGGCAGCTCATCTGTCTCGCCCGTGCCTTGCTCCGTAAAACGAAGGTGCTGATCCTTGACGAGGCTACGGCTGCCGTTGACCTCGAGACGGACGACCTGATTCAGGTATTTTTATTCTGTgccgaaaatgaaatgaaatcaaataatccaccaccatcgattGGTTTTACAGCGTACGATTCGTACGGAATTCAGCGATTGCACGGTGCTGACGATTGCCCATCGGCTCAACACCATCATGGACTCGGATAAGGTCATCGTGCTCGACAAGGGTCAGATCACGGAGTTTGCTGCACCCAGCGAGCTGCTGCAATCGAAAACATCGGCCTTCTACAGCATGGCCAAGGACGCTGGATTGGTGTAATTATTGCTGTTTCCCCTTTTCTTTTAGTGCAAATGCGTGTTCTCTTGATTGCCTTTGTCCCATTTAAAGTTGTGTTCTTTTCGAAACGACAACGTTATCGATTTCACATTCTGCCATTTACTACCTCTTAGCTTGAGGGTAGAGTTTTAGTTCGTTTCACTTCCTTTGCCTTttctttggtttgttttcgtattcTTTATAATGTTAGCCAATATTTgcccgtttttctttgttgattttgtgaGAACGgccgattgtttttgtttaacattCCTGCTTTTTGCCCGCATTTTGCTACTTCTTTTGCGATTTGAAAATCACACATTCGATATTATAGGATTTCCGTGGGGAAACGACATGAAAGCAGCATTTTCgtatttgttgtttggtttattCGATTAGATTCTATTAGTTGTATCTACCACTCGCCAATGGTGCGAACGGCATTTACTTAGAAGTACTATTGATCAACACGTTTACTTAACACAACCCTTAGCCGTAAGATTCGATGGAATTCAGGGCGTTACGTACGTTACGTATTTGTGTAAATTTAGTTCCGTTCAAAAGTAATCCAATCCTCTAAAAATCACCTTGTTTCTGGTCAACAAAAGTTACTGTAAGCTAAGGGAAGGCAGGATCATTTACGAGTACTTACTACTACCAGCACCATGGGTTACTTACGCAGTATTTTGCAAATTTACTTGACTAACTGGCAAACACATCACACTCACTTTTGTAACTATTAAGGGCCGCCAGATTGGATAAGAATGGCCGTGTTGCATGATGATCGAACAGCGAACTCCTCGTTCAATTGAAACGTACGTAAGGAAGCATTGCGTAAAATTGTGTCAGTATGGAAAAGCATGAAAGATGAACAATATATTCAAACGTTTGATACTTACGTTTCTAAAGTTTAGAAGAATAATGTTAACTCACGAAATACGATGGACATGAAAGAGGCCCAATGGAAGGAGCATTCCGCTTTTCAACAGCGATCACTTAACATTGTTCAATCGATGGTGTTCATGTACACAAGTAAGATCCCTTTACGTGAATGGAAGAACAAACTAACAgacaaacaagcaaaaaacagTACAAATAGTCGCCAATCACCGCCAGGAGAGGAGATTTTATTACAAACACAAGCAACCGAACAGTTTAGGAAAAATAAGATATCACTTAATGATTGGCAGCATTGGTTTCCTTTGTGCATTTGTATGTATGCGTTACAAATAATCCTTAACGGAACGTGGGGCACGATTCAATTGTCCGCTTGTGTTGTCATTCATTAACTAACCCTTCAAAGcagtattttttattcttttcacGATCCCAACTTATTGACCTAACCCTCATGGCCAGAAAACGGACAAATGCTCATTCAAAAGTGCCTTCTGAGTGCGGTCGTACCTAGGGTTTTGTTGTTAGAGCTGTGAAAAGGCTACAAAACTCCTTGCACCGAAAGATGTAACCGTATATGATACGAAaccatttccgtttctttaCCCCCGATCGTACTTGTTGGATAACAAAATCTCCACTTACCTCTCCCGATCGTTGCCGGAAATGGCTAAGGCTCACGCGGGCAAGTGTTACGATACTTATTAGAAACGGAGGTGAATAAAGAATCTTGCATTGTTAACATATTGTGAACCAAATTTGGGGTAACCCGTTTGCCTCCTTACCATCTTTGTGTGACACATCCGTTTGTTTGTCCTCAATCCGCATGAAACGACAGGAAGGGAGTTTGCGTTTGACGCGAGGGTAAGCGTTTggttttctgtgttttcattttcccccGGCTTGATgaggagcagcagcgcaagGTTTGCAGTCGGAACTGATAGATCATTATTGTTTACACATTTTAATGGCATCTACCATTTTTTACTCTCTTTCAGGAGATGGCATTAAACGCTATCAAAACTCTCTTATCTGCGTACTGCAAGACTGCTCCGAAACTCCCTATTTTTGCTTGAACCTGTCGTTGATTTTATAAGGTTCATCTGTTGGAGGTAATTAATCGTAACGAAACTCTGTTTTTCGCAATATTTACCGTAAGTAGTACTTTATtgaataaaaaggaaaactctcTGCTTCACACGCTCATATCAACATTACATTTCGGCGCAGAGGTTAAACTTCGCGCGATTCAGTTCAGCTCGTGGGCAATAACACTGTTGGGGCCAATTCGTATGCGGGTGCAGCTTGGGCGACGTCTCCTCAAGGGCACATGTCTTCCTCCATTGTTTTACTCAGCCATTCCGCTTCGGCGGCGCCAATCTTTTCAATCAGCCCATTCACCTGGTAGCAGATGCTTTGAATTTGTCTGTCCCACTGTGGCAACACTTCCCGGGCTGCAGAAATCGAAAGAATATAGTAAAGCTCTCATCGTCGATTCTCCCCCCCTTGATGACTTACTCTCAAAGTGTACCACGCCGTCGATCTGATCGATGTATCCATTCATGCGACCCTCGGTAATCATCTGGCTAGCGATTCGTTCCGCCTTGGGCGGTGGAATCTCCAGCAGTGCACCGAGCTCCTCGAACGTGATGTTGTTGTACAGCTTGCTGGCCGACAGTAGGTTGTGCTCGAACACCGCCCGGTCAAGGATGGACGAACCGTCGAGTGTGCTCGCTTTCTGGTGCAGTTGCAACAGCGCTTCGAACTCTTGCAACTCCGACCGCCGGATGATCCGATCGAGATACATCTTCTCGAGGATCGCGTACGCCGGTAGATGCTGGCAGCGTTCGTCTTTGAAGAGCGTGGCCAACATGCGCGatcgctgctggccggccgatgcCAGAACGGTGCAGATGAGGGCCTTCTTCAGTGCCGTCATCCGTTCGCCTTCGTCGACGATCGTCCGGTAGGAGAGCTCGTTATAGCGCTGGGCGGCCTCGATAAACTTGCGCCGATAGTCCAGGACGCGGGCATAGCACACCTTGTAGAGGATCTGCAGCTTCTCGTCTTTGGTGTCGGCCTGCAGGATCGACGCACGGTTGATAAACGATTCCGCCTGAACCGGATCTTCGTCCTCGAGGAATAGCCGGGCGATTTTCAAGTACGTTTCGAGCTTGTAGTCCAACGAGTACGGTCTTTGGTGAAGTTGGTGAAGTAGAAAAGGCATACAATTAGTCAAATAATAGAACCCACCGAAATATTGGGGTCCGGTGAGTTTCGTCACTCACTTTTGTCCCGTCTCCAGCGGGATTCCACCGAGCACGTTGGCAGCTTCTTTCCAGTTCTGGTTGCGCTCGTAGATCTGCGCCAAGTGTTGCCGGATACTGGCAACCTGCTCCTCGAACGAAATGACCCGCGGTTGTACCTTGTCCAGCGTAAAGTGCGACACCGATTTGGAGATCTCGTCCGGTAGCTTCGTCAGCTGGATGCTTACGTCCGACAGTATCTGGCGCGAGATAACCAGACTTACATGCTCATTCAGAACTGGGGCGGGCGTAAGAGAAAGGATTAGTAGGATGCTTCAATTTTACACTCCGCCTGCCGATGGTCGGAAGTGCTTCACTTACTGGCTTCGATGAACTGCTTCAGTGTGTCCACTAGTTCCTCACCGGTGTTCAGCAGTATCTGGTCGAGAAGCTGACGGTACTTATCGGCTTGCTCCTTGTGAATGCCGGACGAggtggccagcaccaccaatCGATTACGCAGGGCGCTAAGCGTTACGGCCATGGTTTACACTCCGTTTAATGCCTTGGAGATGCGTTCGCGAAATTCTGCGATCAAAACACTCTTTGTTTGAAACATGTCAAATCTGTCAATCTGCGAAGCCCTTTGGGAAAGGCAACGAAATTAGCCGGCAATTTCCTTTCGGTGAGTGCCTCTCGAGTGCGATGAGTGACCGTGGTGAGTTTCAGGCCGGTTCCGCTCATTTTGCCAATTTCGTGAaccttcgattcgattttgatTGCATATTAAACGGTAGTTACTAGGTAGGTCTTGCGAAAGTGTATTAAGTTAAGTAGTGATCAGTTTAGACATCTAGTGACAGAAAAAGATCGCTTGCCAGATTCAAGAGATAGTTTATTCAATCAATATATCCCACCAAAGCGTAAGTCGGTCGGAACGATTTCAATCTTTGCGAAATCCGCTTCCCGCGTGTCGCACAAAGACGACAGAAAGCGGCGCCTATTTTGGGAGAGTGCTTTGAAAACAactcgctttcgctttcgataaTCTTTCTAGAGACTAACAAATAACCATTTCGCTTTATTCTACCTGGCCTTTGTGCCGTCTTTTGTCGCAATGTCTTGTTTGCCCTCCCGGCAGTTGAAGCGAGCACGTGTGTAGCGATTTGCGTCATTTTTTGTCTTGCCCGCGCCGTTCGATTGTTCTTTCGTAGGCGATTGTTCCCAAATTTGGAGCATAGCCACTAATTGTTATGTTTGCTCGCTTTCGAAAAGCGCGTTGAGTTGATATGCCATTTCGGTATTTCGAGTTAACGCAAGCAAACGCGTGTTTTAACACAAAGACGCAGACGCAAGCATTCAAACGATAAAACTGGCTTGGCTTCTCAGTGCCTTTGGGCGGCTTGTTGGATGCGTGTTTTCATGATGCTCTCTCTGTTCCATTCGTGCTGTTTTCCCGTGGCTCGCTTTGAAGTTTTTTTATGTGGTTCTTCCTTATGTGATTCTCGATTTATTCAATATTGTAGCATATTAGTAGGTAGTAGGAAAGGCAAGGAGAGAGCTCCTTGCCCCGATGGTTTAATATTTCTTAAAACGTTTCAACTACACCACCACTACCcaccacactcacacacacgaCGCACACAGACGGTCTTCTGGCGCAGGCTGGTCGCAGGAACGATCCCAGAACAGGGTGGGCGGGACTAACGGGCGCAAGAACACAAAATACGACGCTCGCTCGTACGGATGGCGTGGGCACGGCCAACACACACCGTCCTTTACTTCCTTCGCCTGCTTCCCCCTTAAGCCTCCAGCTCCAGCGCGATGCCGAGCTTGTGGCCACCAGCGTTGAAGTTCTTACCATCGACCAGCGTAGACAAAGTCAATGTGACTCCTGATTGTGGGTTAAAAAGAGGTACAAAAAGCCATTAGTTGAAGGCATTTTTGGCAATAGCCAAAACTGTCCGAAAACAAGCCGCATACCATCACGCAGCTTCTGCTGATAGCCGAGACCAATCTGGCTCTGGTTGTTAACCTTGGCGCGCACGCAAGCATCCTTGTCCAGATCGTACTTGGCGCCCAGACCGAACTTGGTCGCGTTCGAGCCGCTAGCCCACGATAGCTGAACGGCGGTCTCCAGACGATCGTTGCACCGCTGGT encodes the following:
- the LOC131210033 gene encoding COP9 signalosome complex subunit 4, coding for MAVTLSALRNRLVVLATSSGIHKEQADKYRQLLDQILLNTGEELVDTLKQFIEAILNEHVSLVISRQILSDVSIQLTKLPDEISKSVSHFTLDKVQPRVISFEEQVASIRQHLAQIYERNQNWKEAANVLGGIPLETGQKPYSLDYKLETYLKIARLFLEDEDPVQAESFINRASILQADTKDEKLQILYKVCYARVLDYRRKFIEAAQRYNELSYRTIVDEGERMTALKKALICTVLASAGQQRSRMLATLFKDERCQHLPAYAILEKMYLDRIIRRSELQEFEALLQLHQKASTLDGSSILDRAVFEHNLLSASKLYNNITFEELGALLEIPPPKAERIASQMITEGRMNGYIDQIDGVVHFETREVLPQWDRQIQSICYQVNGLIEKIGAAEAEWLSKTMEEDMCP